A stretch of the Salminus brasiliensis chromosome 23, fSalBra1.hap2, whole genome shotgun sequence genome encodes the following:
- the LOC140545744 gene encoding claudin-4-like: MVSMCRQMLGFGLAIIGFLGAIIICALPMWKVTAFIGANIVTAQIIWEGLWMNCVIQSTGQMQCKVYDSMLALPQDLQAARALIIICIVVAVFGIILGICGGKCTNFVENEDSKTKVAIASGITFIIAGVLCLIPVCWSANTIIQDFYNPVLTTAQKRELGASLYIGWGAAALLILGGGLLCSSCPPQEEKVYKYSQPRSTATSRAYV; this comes from the coding sequence ATGGTCTCCATGTGCCGCCAGATGCTGGGCTTCGGCCTGGCCATTATCGGCTTCCTAGGGGCCATCATTATTTGCGCCCTTCCCATGTGGAAGGTGACCGCGTTCATCGGGGCCAACATCGTGACAGCGCAGATCATTTGGGAGGGCTTGTGGATGAACTGCGTGATACAGAGCACGGGGCAGATGCAATGTAAGGTCTATGACTCCATGCTGGCGCTGCCCCAGGACCTCCAGGCGGCCCGAGCTTTGATCATCATCTGCATTGTGGTGGCTGTGTTTGGGATCATCCTGGGCATTTGTGGAGGAAAGTGCACCAACTTCGTGGAGAACGAGGACAGCAAGACCAAGGTGGCCATCGCCAGTGGCATTACTTTCATCATTGCAGGAGTGCTGTGCCTCATCCCCGTCTGCTGGTCGGCCAACACCATCATCCAGGACTTCTACAACCCAGTCCTCACCACTGCTCAGAAAAGGGAGCTGGGGGCTTCGCTCTACATAGGCTGGGGTGCTGCCGCACTCCTGATCCTTGGTGGAGGTCTGCTCTGCAGTTCCTGCCCTCCCCAAGAAGAGAAAGTCTACAAGTACTCCCAGCCCCGATCCACCGCCACCAGCAGGGCATATGTTTGA
- the cldnf gene encoding claudin f has translation MGRIAKEVSGQTLCFIGFVGVCITCGLPMWRVTYFIGANIVTGQIVWDGLWMNCVMQSTGQMQCKIQSAIMTLTQDLQAARALIIIAIIFSFAGMLMTFIGGRCSSCLKNESSMSKVVILGGILCIIAAVICLIPVCWSAAFTISDYQNPLTPATQKREIGGCIYIGWGTAAVLLLGGIILCTACPPREDTYLNNPSMYPYQGPMMGPAGPYVPVKTYAPSVTYTGTGTYVPNKPYAAPRLFELTSSLYCSQDSARKKKLG, from the exons ATGGGTAGGATTGCCAAGGAGGTGTCAGGCCAGACCCTCTGCTTCATCGGTTTTGTTGGGGTGTGCATCACCTGCGGCCTTCCCATGTGGCGCGTGACCTACTTCATCGGTGCCAACATTGTGACGGGCCAGATTGTGTGGGACGGCTTGTGGATGAACTGTGTGATGCAGAGTACGGGGCAGATGCAGTGCAAGATCCAGTCAGCCATAATGACCCTGACGCAAGACCTGCAGGCTGCCCGCGCCCTCATCATCATCGCCATTATCTTCAGCTTCGCCGGGATGCTCATGACGTTCATCGGTGGCCGTTGCTCAAGCTGCCTGAAGAACGAATCCTCAATGTCCAAAGTGGTCATTCTGGGAGGTATCCTTTGTATCATAGCTGCAGTGATCTGCCTGATCCCTGTATGCTGGTCTGCGGCCTTCACCATCTCCGATTACCAGAACCCTCTCACACCTGCAACGCAGAAGAGGGAGATCGGGGGCTGCATCTATATCGGATGGGGCACGGCAGCCGTTCTTCTTCTCGGAGGGATCATCTTGTGTACCGCTTGTCCACCAAGAGAAGATACATACCTGAACAACCCGAGCATGTATCCCTACCAAGGGCCTATGATGGGACCAGCTGGACCCTACGTGCCTGTCAAAACGTACGCACCCAGCGTTACGTATACAGGGACGGGAACCTACGTTCCAAACAAGCCATACGCAGCTCCGAGG CTGTTCGAGCTGACTAGTTCTCTGTACTGTAGCCAGGATTCAGCTCGTAAGAAGAAGCTGGGCTGA
- the LOC140545746 gene encoding claudin-4-like yields MPSQGIQIMGMITALLGWLGVIITCGLPQWKVTAFIGSNIVTAQIIWEGIWMSCVVQSTGQMQCKVYDSMLALGSDLQAARAMIIISILAGVFGIMLSMAGGKCTNCIEDTRSKAMACLTAGVLFVIAGLLCLIPVSWSAHTIISDFYNPLMSEAQRRELGTSLYIGWASAGLLLMGGALLCWNCPPKEQQRIYNPKFSPVRSTATSREYV; encoded by the coding sequence ATGCCGTCTCAAGGGATTCAGATCATGGGCATGATCACGGCTCTGCTCGGCTGGCTAGGGGTCATTATTACCTGTGGCTTGCCTCAGTGGAAGGTCACGGCCTTCATCGGCTCCAACATTGTGACGGCACAGATCATATGGGAGGGAATCTGGATGAGCTGTGTGGTCCAAAGCACCGGGCAGATGCAGTGCAAGGTCTACGACTCCATGCTGGCCCTTGGCTCAGATCTGCAGGCGGCCAGGGCGATGATCATCATCTCCATCTTGGCTGGTGTCTTTGGGATTATGCTGTCCATGGCTGGTGGGAAGTGCACCAACTGTATTGAGGACACGCGCAGCAAGGCCATGGCATGCCTCACCGCTGGAGTCCTGTTCGTGATCGCCGGCTTGCTCTGTCTGATCCCCGTCTCGTGGTCGGCCCATACCATCATCTCGGACTTCTACAACCCCTTGATGTCTGAGGCTCAGCGGAGGGAGCTGGGGACGTCTCTCTACATTGGCTGGGCTTCGGCCGGTCTCCTGCTCATgggtggagcactgctgtgctgGAACTGCCCTCCAAAAGAGCAGCAGCGTATCTACAACCCCAAGTTCTCTCCCGTCCGATCCACCGCCACTTCCAGGGAGTATGtctga
- the LOC140545522 gene encoding claudin-like protein ZF-A89 — protein MGSAGLQMLGTALAIIGWIMAIVVCALPMWKVTAFIGQNIVTAQTTWEGIWMSCVVQSTGQMQCKVYDSMLALSSDLQAARALCVISILIGIVGIFLALAGGMCTNCIADENTKAKVGIASGVVFIVSGLLCLIPVCWTANSVIQNFYNPVVPGSQKMELGASLYIGWGAAALMIIGGGLLCCNCPPKNNYSTAKYSAPSGSKGYV, from the coding sequence ATGGGTTCTGCTGGGTTGCAAATGTTGGGCACTGCCTTGGCCATCATCGGCTGGATCATGGCCATTGTGGTCTGCGCTCTTCCCATGTGGAAGGTCACGGCCTTTATTGGGCAGAACATTGTGACGGCGCAAACCACCTGGGAGGGCATCTGGATGAGTTGCGTGGTCCAGAGTACCGGGCAGATGCAGTGCAAGGTCTACGACTCCATGCTGGCCCTCAGCTCGGACCTGCAGGCCGCCCGGGCTCTGTGTGTGATCTCCATTTTGATCGGCATCGTTGGGATCTTTCTGGCTTTGGCTGGAGGAATGTGCACCAACTGCATCGCGGACGAAAACACCAAAGCCAAAGTGGGCATCGCATCAGGTGTCGTCTTCATTGTCTCCGGGTTGCTGTGTCTCATTCCTGTCTGCTGGACGGCCAACTCCGTCATCCAGAACTTCTACAACCCAGTGGTCCCTGGTTCTCAGAAGATGGAGCTTGGAGCTTCTTTGTACATCGGCTGGGGTGCTGCCGCCTTGATGATAATTGGAGGAGGCTTGCTCTGCTGTAACTGCCCACCAAAGAACAACTACTCTACTGCAAAGTATTCGGCCCCCTCTGGGTCCAAGGGTTATGTGTGA
- the LOC140545524 gene encoding claudin-9, producing the protein MASAGLEILGMILSVAGWLGVMVACCLPMWRVAAYVGQNIVITQVVWEGLWMSCVVQSTGQMHCQIYDSMLGLPEDLQAARALTVVSTFVGVVGIALAVAGAKCTNCTSDMANKPRIMLGAGGAFIAAGLLLLVAVCWTANTIIMDFHDPLLQETQKREFGNSLYFGWGASCLLILGGAILSCSCPSRRQGNHASARADYSVVKSMAATGYDRRDYV; encoded by the coding sequence ATGGCTTCAGCTGGCCTGGAGATCCTGGGCATGATTCTGTCCGTGGCCGGCTGGCTGGGCGTGATGGTGGCCTGCTGCTTGCCCATGTGGCGAGTGGCGGCGTACGTAGGCCAGAACATCGTGATCACCCAGGTGGTGTGGGAAGGCCTGTGGATGAGCTGCGTGGTCCAAAGCACGGGACAGATGCACTGCCAAATCTATGACTCCATGCTCGGGCTACCTGAGGACCTTCAGGCGGCCCGTGCCCTCACTGTGGTCTCCACATTTGTCGGGGTGGTAGGCATTGCTCTTGCGGTCGCAGGCGCAAAGTGCACCAACTGCACCTCAGACATGGCCAACAAACCCCGCATCATGCTGGGTGCCGGCGGGGCGTTCATTGCGGccggcctgctgctgctggttgcCGTGTGCTGGACGGCCAACACCATCATCATGGACTTCCATGACCCGTTGCTTCAGGAGACCCAGAAGAGGGAGTTTGGGAACTCGTTGTATTTTGGCTGGGGCGCCTCCTGCCTGCTGATCCTAGGGGGAGCCATACTGTCTTGCTCGTGTCCTTCCAGAAGACAGGGCAATCATGCATCGGCCAGAGCTGACTACTCTGTGGTGAAATCCATGGCTGCGACTGGATACGACAGAAGGGACTATGTCTGA
- the LOC140545999 gene encoding claudin-3-like, producing the protein MVALGLEILGVTLATLGWIVALISCILPMWRVTAFIGSNIVTAQIIWEGIWMSCVVQSTGQMQCKVYDSMLALSSDLQAARALCVISIVLGVLGVLVSIVGAKCTNCIDEEVTKAKVMIAAGVTFICAAVMQIIPVSWTANAIIMNFYNPGVTEAQKREMFTMSAGLELIGIVSSILGWLLAIVSCALPMWRVTAFIGSNIVTAQIIWDGLWMSCVVQSTGQMQCKVYDSMLALSQDLQAARALTVISILLTVLAVLVSIAGAKCTNCIEDESSKAKVMIIAGVLFIVAGLMQLIPVCWSANTIIRDFYNPLLTDAQRRELGAALYIGWAAAALLMMGGSLLCCSCPPQEKKYNPSRMAYSTTPRSTAPGGYDRRDYV; encoded by the exons ATGGTGGCTCTGGGTTTAGAGATTTTGGGCGTCACCTTGGCGACTCTAGGGTGGATCGTCGCCCTCATATCTTGCATCTTGCCCATGTGGAGAGTCACGGCCTTCATCGGCTCCAACATTGTGACGGCGCAGATAATTTGGGAAGGAATCTGGATGAGCTGCGTTGTCCAGAGCACCGGGCAGATGCAGTGCAAAGTCTACGACTCCATGCTGGCTCTCAGCTCTGACCTGCAGGCCGCCCGTGCTCTGTGTGTGATCTCCATAGTGCTGGGGGTGCTAGGAGTTCTGGTCTCCATCGTAGGGGCCAAGTGTACCAACTGCATCGATGAGGAGGTAACCAAGGCCAAGGTAATGATTGCTGCTGGAGTTACGTTCATTTGCGCTGCTGTCATGCAGATAATCCCAGTGTCCTGGACAGCCAATGCTATTATAATGAATTTCTACAACCCGGGGGTGACCGAGGCGCAGAAACGAGAG ATGTTT ACCATGTCTGCCGGATTGGAGCTCATAGGCATCGTGTCGTCCATTCTGGGATGGCTCCTGGCCATCGTCTCCTGCGCCCTGCCCATGTGGAGGGTCACCGCATTCATCGGCTCCAACATCGTGACTGCCCAGATCATCTGGGACGGCCTGTGGATGAGCTGCGTGGTCCAGAGCACAGGGCAGATGCAGTGCAAAGTCTACGACTCCATGCTGGCCCTGTCGCAGGACCTCCAGGCGGCCCGAGCGTTGACCGTCATCTCCATCCTGCTGACCGTCCTGGCCGTGCTGGTGTCCATCGCCGGGGCCAAGTGCACCAACTGTATCGAGGACGAGTCCTCCAAGGCCAAAGTCATGATCATTGCTGGGGTGCTGTTCATCGTGGCTGGGCTCATGCAGCTGATCCCTGTCTGCTGGTCAGCCAACACCATCATCAGGGACTTCTACAACCCGCTGCTGACCGACGCGCAGCGCAGGGAGCTGGGGGCTGCGCTCTACATCGGCTGGGCCGCCGCAGCCCTCCTCATGATGGGCGGCTCCCTGCTCTGCTGCTCCTGTCCTCCACAGGAGAAGAAATACAATCCCTCCAGGATGGCCTACTCGACGACCCCTCGCTCCACAGCTCCCGGAGGCTACGACCGAAGAGACTACGTATGA